Genomic window (Rhinatrema bivittatum chromosome 9, aRhiBiv1.1, whole genome shotgun sequence):
ccggttcctccaaggtttccttcgatgccttcggatcctcaaccaggtccatcggggcttcaacccccaagtgatccctatgatacctggggtgatgatacatcttctgacacagatttaccatcaccgccttctcctacagagagtaaaaaaagatctcctccagaggatctctcctttattaattttgtaaaggagatgtccgaaattgtaccttttcagctgcaatctgagaccgatgacagacaccagatgatggaactgcttcaatttttggacgctccaaaaatcatcgcttccatccccattcaccaggtgtttctcgatctcttaaagaaaaactgggaatctccttcatctgtatcaccagttaacaagaaggctgactccacatacctcgtccagtcagcaccaggctttcaaaagcctcaactggatcatcgctctgttgtggtggagtccgcacaaagtaaagccaagcgtctcaagccacactcctccactccgccggtcaaggacaataaattcctagacagtgtgggacggaaagtgtaccatggagctatgctgatttctcgcatagcctcatatcaactctacatgacgcaatataacagagccatccttaaacagatgcaagattttgctgacacattacctgaccaataccagccacagcttcaggcccttcttaacaaagggtttgaagcggggaagcacgagatcagaacggcttatgacatcttcgatgcctccacaaaggtttcagctactgccatctcggccagacgttgggcttggttaaagtcatccaaccttcgcccagaagtccaggatcgtttagcggatttaccctgcttaggggacaatttgtttggagaacaaattcagcaaatagtagctgaattgaaagatcaccacgagacgttgaaacaactttcttctgttccgtctgaggtttcctccaaacaaccacttaagaaggactctaagaagtcgttctttcggccacgccgttactaccctccatcggccaggcctcgtccagctcgatcctctactaggcctcagccgcgtcagcctaggaaacaaaggcctactgtagcccctcctcctgggcctgcggctggcctttgactcccctgtagggaacacatgccaaacccctcttccagacattcctgtaggaggtcgactgtaccattttctacaaccttggttgcagatcacctcagatcagtgggtgctaacaattatcgcacagggttaccacctcaacttcataactcttccggcagactccccgcctcttcaagcgtggagtctatccacccatctggctcaattacaacaggaagtgtctcttctgcaatcaaatgctatagaacccgttcctccctctcaacgaggcaagggattctattccagatacttcctaataccaaagaaatcagggggactacgtcccattttggaccttcgagccctcaacaaataccttcaaaaagagaagttcaaaatggtaaccctaggcgcgctgctccctctgctacaaagaggggattggctgtgctctctcgacatcaaggacgcttatacccacattgcgatcacacaatcccatcgcaaatatctgcggtttctcgtaggccacgaccattatcaatatcGTGTCCTACCCTtgggtctggcttctgccccacgagtctttaccaaatgtctcgtagtggtagcggcattcttaaggaaggaaggtgtccacgtctacccctacctggacgattggctaatcagggcctccacccaacagatagctcaatcctccctaaaattgacaattcaaacactcctttccttagggtttcttgtcaattacgagaaatcttgcttagtcccgtctcaaaccttattcttcattggagcagacttggacaccttacaggcaaaggcttaccttcctcttcagagggtccacaccctaatgtccctggctcgccagctccagtctcagaacactgccacggctcgccagttcctcattctcctaggacacatggcatcctcggttcaagtcactcccatggcccgactagccatgagagtaacacaatggactctacgacaccaatggattcaagcttttcagcctctgtcctccatagtcacagtcacacaagcgctgcgcctatccttaacctggtggacgactcaggtcaacctccttcagggcttaccttttcttccaccggatccgcaagtaatcctaaccaccgacgcttctcacatcggttggggagcccatgtggacgactttcaaacccaagggttatggtccagagaggaagccgaacaccagatcaatttcctggaacttcgagcaatccgctatgcgctccgcactttcaaagatcatctctttcatcagataatcttaatccagacggacaaccaagtggccatgtggtacataaacaagcagggaggcacaggctccttccttctgtgtcaggaagctgcgcagatctgggcggaagccctctcccactccatgtacctcagggccacttacctgccgggagtagacaatgtattggcagaccagctgagccgtgacttccacccacacgagtggtcactcgatcctctggtagcgacctctctgtttcacaagtggggttctccccgcatagaccgctttgcgtcccctcagaaccacaaagtggacgattactgctctctcattcggagccagcactctcggccgagggatgcattctccctcaagtggacaaccggtctgctctatgcattccctccactccctcttgtgtcaaagactctcgtgaagctacgccaggacggaggaaccatgatcctgatagcaccttactggccacgccaagtatggtttccaatactccaggatctctccatccgcaggcacattcctctgggaaaggacccgcatctgctcactcaaaacgacggatgcctccttcatcccaacctccaagccttgtccctgacggcatggatgttgaaaggttagtccttcaaccatttaacctttcagattccgtttctcgggtcctgatagcttcacgaaagccttccacaagaaagtcttactcatacaaatggaaaaggtacacatcatggtgcacttctcagtcccttgatcccctttcctgtccaatctccaaattcttggactatttatggcatctctctgaatcaggtcttaaaacctcttctatcagaatgcatgtcagtgcggtagccgccttccataagggtattgggggtaatcctatttcagtgcaacccctagtaacacgctttcttaaggggcttactccatctaaagccacccttgcgtcctccggccccatcctgggaccttaacctggttcttggtcgtctaatgaaacctcctttcgaacctctgcactcctgtgacttgaaatatctcacttggaaagtgttattccttttggctgttacttcagctcgcagggttagtgaattacaggccctagttacctatccgccttacactaagctcctgcaggaccgggcggtactccgcactcaccctaaatttttacctaaggtagtttcggagtttcatatcaatcaatctatcgtactacctatcttttttcccaggccccactcaaactctggagagcagaccctgcataccctagactgtaaacgggctctagctttttacctagaccgtacagtttcccacaggaagagcactcaattattcgtctctttccatcctaataagttgggacaacctgtgggtaagcaggctctttcttcctggttggcggactgcatttctttttgctatgagcaagctggcattccttttcaagaccgtgttaaagcacactctgtgagggccatggcgacgtcagtggcacaccttcgatcggtgccgcttcctgacatctgcaaagctgcaacctggagttctctccatacttttgcagcccattattgtttggacaaggctggaagacaggactccatcttcggccagtctgtcttgcgtaacctttttccaacctgatgtaccaacacccttccacctacccggtagggtgcggatgccctttcccaaatttctcctcagttgttgtgcctgctgcacaccgttgggtacatttggtgcaggtcgggacatcctcagctcggtactcacccatttgtgaggacaaccatcctgcttgtcctgtgagaaagcaaatgttgcttacctgatgtaacaggtgttctcacaggacagcaggatgttagtcctcacgaaacccgcccgcctccccgcggtgttgggttcgttttatttttactttctaggcactgcctgtagctttgaaaatcagactgaagggagacccctgctggctgcagggtcagtgccttgctgggcatgcccagtaggggccagtcaaagttctgtttaaactttgacagaagttttccgtggtgggctccatcctcgatgtcacccatttgtgaggactaacatcctgctgtcctgtgagaacacctgttacatcaggtaagcaacatttgctatatatgtgtgtgtgtgtgtgtatatatgtgtgtgtgtgtatatatgtgtgtgtgtgtgtatatatatatgtgtatatgtgtgtgtgtgtgtgtgtatatatatatatatatatatatgtgtatatatatgtgtgtgtgtgtgtgtatatgtatatatattatcATTGCTCACCTAATAATTCCACCCATGGAACCAGTAGACACTTGTCACTTTCGATATCTCTCATCGAAAGTACAGCCAGGGAAAGGTGAttaccagatttttttttccacattaacCAATCATcaccttccccaccttcccttcgaATCCTCAAGTACATAAGAATGAAGGAAAGTTCCATAATTTGGACTATAAACGTTTGCTAGTCTACTAAAAACAGCGCACTCGTTCACCTGACAGACCTTCACAGCTCTTTCTATCGTTCACCTGAACGTTCAAAGGCGTCCTGTGACAATAACACTCTATCTACGTGGATATCAAACTGTATACAATATTGCGATCAACAATGATCACAAACGCTACCTACGAATCCAAAGGCACACCAAGTGCATGCCATTGCAGCCCGATGGCCCATCTACATGAGTTTCCCATTATAGACCTCTGTAAAGCGGCAGCATAGACATCGCTGCACTCTTTCACATCCTATTACTGTTTCCATAAATAAACTGTGGATGATGCATTAATGGGATAgactatcctacagaagagcACATGTTCCTCACATACACAGCTTTCATAGAAACTTTCTGCCTCAATCTCCTGTATTGAGCAAATATACTAAATTACACACATTAACAGTTCAAtacgtcagctggggactcccagacagcatggctaattcagctgcttatctacgtgaaaagagcgAGTTTGCTttctgtaaacggtgttttccgtagatagaattagccatgctgaccctccccaGACAGTTCTAGCATGCATACCTTGttttgatactgactgaggagcctgaggtgatcCTGTCAAGAGTACAAGAGGGAGGCAGTACCTGGCTAAAAGACTTTgctagactttgagagctccgccacctagtggcatggaggatatagccagacagcatggctaattcatctgctatctacggaaaacagtttacggtaagcaaacttgctcttcttcAAGGATAGCAAGATACATAGTCCTCACAATCCCACTTTCTTCCCATAGAAATTGGCTTTGAATTTCTACAGTTTTATACCAAACTGAGAAGTGCCCTACATGTGTTCCACTGACACAGGAAGTCCCACACATACTCtttagaacctttttttttttttgtaataaagtaTTGGGCTTTGGAAAAGCTTTGATCTGGGCTGTTTCAGCTGCCTCCACCATGTGTTAGGACTATATATCCTGCTATcgtctgagaacacctgttagagaTAAACAAATTTGCCTTTTTCAGCAACCCAGCTAGTATTAGTATTGTAAAACACATGTTTTGTGTGGAAATAAGTAATAATTTGAAACTAATGTAACCATGGTATAAATTTTGCTTAAAAATTGTCTCTGCCAATCTTCCTTGTTCTAAAATTAAACAGAATGAAATACTTACCTAATAAACTATTAATTGTTACTTATGTAGCACCATCTTTTCAAACATGCAAAGTCAAGGTTGCATAGCATatgattttattaaattatttagTATAGCATATTTGTAGGAAAAGTCCTCCTTTATAAAGTTGTGTACTATTTAACATAAATCATAAAAAGTTTTTCAATCAATAGTAGTTAATAATTCTTGATGTGGacttgaaaattctgcaaaagaaTTCCTCAAATTTTAACAAATGCTGGCTTGTAATATGCAAGGTAATTCTAGAATCTGCTTGGAGAGCTCTTTTTTCATGACTATACAATCTGAATCTGATCAAACTATGATTTTCTTTAAATCTTTTTCCATGATAGTAAATGATTCTTCACTTTTGTTACAGGTGTTGTACAGCATCTACAGAATGGGAACCTCCTAAgggaaatatatttagaaaaacaTAAACTACTGCCCAGTCATTGGACAGCAAAGCACCTTTATATAGAGTCTACTGGTAAAAGCCGGACTCTGCAGAGTGGACTGGCTCTGCTTTACAGCTTTCTACCTAACTTTGACTGGAAGAAAATTAACATTCGGCATCAGTGGAGTTCTATCTTCTGTTCTGCAAGTTGTGATTGCCCAATGAGGAATCATTACTTTGAAGAGGAGCAACGTCGTCAGTACAGTTTCCGTGTGAAAAACAACTACTTAGAGAGAACCTATGTGGACATGGCAAGAGTAGTAGGCATTCCCACCAGACAGTTGAGAGCCTCTAACCCAATAGATTCTTTACTATGCCATTTTTGCCATAATATCAGTTTTCCGTGTACTAAAAATGGCTGTATTGACATGGAACACTTTAAAGTAATTAAAACACATCAGATAGAggatgagaaggaaagaaaagcaaagaaactttattttaaatatgctttGTTGGCTACTCATCCTCTTTTGAACCAGACTGTCACCCGGATGCAACACATTGCAGAAGGCAGGAAAGAAGAGTTGTTTGCTCTCTATTCTGCTCATGATGTCACTTTATCACCGGTCCTCAGTGCTCTGGGCATAACAGAGGCCAGGATTCCCAGATATGCTGCTAGATTGATGTTAGAGCTGTGGCAGGATGTTAGAAACAAACAACATTTCATTCGTATTCTATACAATGGTGAAGATGTTACATTTCAGACCTCATTCTGCAGGGAACATGACAGACATTCTAGCAAGCCCATGTGCCCTCTGGCCACATTTGTTCACTTTGTCAAAAGAGAGATGTTTGCAATTTTTAATAGCACCAATTACTATGATGCCTGTCATAGAAGAGTGTTTTAAAAAAACTGGATCATTTACTTGTTGACAAAAAATATCAGAATGCAGGGGTTGTTTACTTTGATAAtgccttcctgttccagtacttACTGGTGTAAAAGGTGATTGAAGCGCTTTGAAAGTGTGTTTGTTTTGGAGGGGCAGGTGGTGGTTATTTCTGAGAAATGTAATTATTTAATGGTCTGAAGTACAGTATATCTTTACCACTGGCTGTAAGAATCTGTAAGTATAGTATGGTGAATGACAATTTCATTATAGTACTGTTTACAATTGAGCATTTTAACATGAAATCACTGATTAATACTAGAGGGGTGGTACTGTAAACTGGACATTGCTTGAAAACTGTGCAAGTATACTGCAGGTTTTGTACATGTTACAAAGTTGGTGGCTGAGGAGGCTTTCTGATTGCAGTCAAAACAGTTTTATCAGATATTTGTACAAGGtaacatttttat
Coding sequences:
- the PXYLP1 gene encoding 2-phosphoxylose phosphatase 1 — encoded protein: MLFRNRFLFLLALAALLAFLSLSLQFLHLIPVNPVKENGTNSKNRKRIMPDPLTEPPAVDPIYEAQVYCNTPRTKEHSLEGHAPHNFKLMSVHVLIRHGDRYPLYAVPKMKRPDIDCTLLSDRKPSHPQLADFISHMLKGSEAQMDGTLSSLPRYPSHSWCEMGELTQTGVVQHLQNGNLLREIYLEKHKLLPSHWTAKHLYIESTGKSRTLQSGLALLYSFLPNFDWKKINIRHQWSSIFCSASCDCPMRNHYFEEEQRRQYSFRVKNNYLERTYVDMARVVGIPTRQLRASNPIDSLLCHFCHNISFPCTKNGCIDMEHFKVIKTHQIEDEKERKAKKLYFKYALLATHPLLNQTVTRMQHIAEGRKEELFALYSAHDVTLSPVLSALGITEARIPRYAARLMLELWQDVRNKQHFIRILYNGEDVTFQTSFCREHDRHSSKPMCPLATFVHFVKREMFAIFNSTNYYDACHRRVF